The following are encoded together in the Bradyrhizobium sp. CCGUVB1N3 genome:
- a CDS encoding PD-(D/E)XK nuclease-like domain-containing protein, translating to MQSIQWDGNQIATPGAYRGIPLAVYHRPDLCVEVSTSSSFYRNLNKSPAHAFERSRFNPAHVDDAEQSESMALGRFVHAAVAGEPFDHDCVLRPATVGGVAYQGNRKEWRDWKAAQIAAGKYIMTPEMVERAKGMIVALGKFPLVQQGILGGAPERSLIWRNKYGFFEKARPDDTPNDSGDFVDLKTTKSVAWRDLQKAIVEYGYVQQAALVMEGATALGLPATSFTFLFVESNAPFCVRAVTMKDEDIARGHALNELARKTFLQCYQSKHWPGPGDDHADAEYIDLPDWYRKSVDDRIKFELREAA from the coding sequence ATGCAGTCTATCCAGTGGGACGGAAACCAGATCGCCACGCCTGGTGCTTATCGGGGCATCCCCTTGGCCGTCTATCATCGCCCTGACCTGTGCGTCGAGGTCAGCACGTCGTCGTCTTTCTACCGCAACCTGAACAAGTCGCCTGCGCATGCATTCGAGCGGTCGCGGTTCAACCCCGCGCACGTTGATGATGCGGAGCAGAGTGAGTCGATGGCGCTGGGCCGCTTCGTGCATGCCGCAGTTGCAGGCGAGCCCTTCGATCACGACTGCGTCCTTCGCCCCGCAACGGTCGGTGGCGTGGCCTATCAGGGCAACCGGAAAGAATGGCGCGACTGGAAGGCCGCGCAGATCGCGGCTGGCAAGTACATCATGACGCCCGAGATGGTCGAGCGTGCCAAGGGCATGATCGTCGCGCTTGGCAAGTTTCCGCTCGTCCAGCAGGGCATTCTCGGCGGCGCACCGGAGCGGTCGTTGATCTGGCGCAACAAATATGGCTTCTTCGAAAAGGCGCGGCCCGACGACACCCCCAACGACAGCGGCGATTTCGTCGATTTGAAAACGACGAAGTCGGTGGCTTGGCGCGATCTTCAGAAGGCAATCGTTGAATACGGGTATGTCCAACAGGCCGCACTGGTGATGGAGGGCGCGACGGCGCTCGGCCTGCCCGCCACGAGCTTCACCTTCCTCTTTGTCGAGAGCAACGCACCGTTCTGCGTCCGCGCCGTCACCATGAAAGACGAAGACATCGCGCGCGGTCACGCTCTCAATGAGCTTGCCCGCAAGACGTTCTTGCAGTGCTACCAGTCGAAACACTGGCCGGGACCCGGCGACGACCACGCCGATGCTGAGTATATCGACCTTCCGGACTGGTATCGCAAGTCGGTCGATGACCGCATCAAATTTGAGCTGCGGGAGGCTGCCTAA